In the Nicotiana tabacum cultivar K326 chromosome 16, ASM71507v2, whole genome shotgun sequence genome, one interval contains:
- the LOC107809593 gene encoding uncharacterized protein LOC107809593: protein MDVIPCEHALAIVTKYDMDEYQYCSGYCTKDYMLKTYEVPVYPIPDESQWEISGDVLGDAVKPQKVRVKPGRPKKIRLKGAGEFQGKRCKITCSLCGQQGHNKKSCRNPPKNV, encoded by the coding sequence ATGGATGTGATACCATGTGAGCATGCATTGGCAATTGTGACTAAATACGACATGGATGAATACCAATATTGCTCGGGATACTGTACCAAGGATTACATGTTAAAGACCTATGAGGTTCCGGTTTATCCAATTCCTGATGAAAGTCAATGGGAAATTTCTGGAGATGTCTTAGGGGATGCCGTTAAACCACAAAAAGTAAGAGTTAAACCTGGAAGGCCAAAGAAGATTAGACTGAAAGGTGCCGGTGAATTTCAGGGAAAAAGATGTAAAATTACATGTAGTTTGTGTGGGCAGCAAGGTCACAATAAGAAATCCTGCAGGAATCCTCCAAAGAATGTTTAG